A region of Etheostoma cragini isolate CJK2018 chromosome 2, CSU_Ecrag_1.0, whole genome shotgun sequence DNA encodes the following proteins:
- the LOC117960189 gene encoding proline-, glutamic acid- and leucine-rich protein 1-like: protein MDPEKTLTFCFGLKNEEMTMSLQGLDGTETATVAVSQQEPDLRTVNKVVKHDGGSGSQSVVSPYCPGVNDTPGYLCETGHCCGETGCCTYYYELWWFWLLWTMLILFSCFCAYRHRRAKLRIQQQQRQREINLIAYNGACNYPSSMLDLSFLASFKLPSYEEVAAQPSTPPPPYSSVFALQGGAMGGPSSSYPHHLQPRHPCPPYLGPGPSGLTSSQSSDNYTSCSCESCSLTSPSSTSFSVQVTDETYDSSHISTPSEAGGDYAVMPRVAANYTPTFPMTPPLQVPPDVIPTATPDVIPVQRLSSNGKEGVSSSAPPLSLPLHSRRSHPSRLPLSPLILLHSLPPGQIHPLVLSDPLGAVAVRREKDEEEARPRGPTPRPSLYPPKQALFSSNMAVSTHCNNREEQKQEKEEEEEEDEEEDHFRHRRLTGDSGIEVCRCHVKREEQEEEELPMGHSGKGRKAVKEEEREDMLHDSVDCSLRGKAAVRSPLLDVCGHVSSSSSIIQKTGKAIFTVESP from the exons ATGACCATGTCCCTGCAGGGGCTGGACGGGACTGAAACTGCTACA gTGGCTGTTTCTCAGCAGGAGCCTGACCTGAGGACAGTTAATAAG GTGGTGAAGCATGACGGGGGTTCTGGTAGCCAGTCTGTTGTCAGTCCCTACTGTCCTGGTGTAAATGACACTCCAGGTTACCTGTGTGAAACGGGGCACTGCTGCGGAGAGACAGGCTGCTGTACCTACTACTATGAACTCTGGT GGTTCTGGCTGCTGTGGACAATGCTGATCCTCTTCAGCTGTTTCTGTGCTTACCGCCACCGCCGGGCCAAGCTGAGGATCCAACAGCagcagaggcagagggagatCAATCTGATCGCCTATAACGGAGCCTGCAACTACCCTTCCTCAATGCTGGACCTCA GTTTTCTGGCTTCCTTCAAGTTGCCCTCCTACGAGGAGGTGGCGGCGCAGCCCAGCACCCCTCCTCCACCCTACAGCTCCGTCTTCGCCCTGCAGGGAGGTGCCATGGGGGGTCCTAGCTCCTCTTACCCCCATCATCTCCAGCCCCGTCACCCCTGCCCTCCCTATCTGGGCCCCGGTCCCAGTGGCCTGACTTCCTCCCAGAGCTCTGACAACTACACTAGCTGCTCGTGCGAGTCATGCTCCCTCACCTCCCCCTCCAGCACCTCCTTCTCTGTCCAGGTGACAGACGAGACATATGACAGCAGCCACATCTCCACACCAAGTGAAGCAGGGGGAGACTATGCCGTCATGCCAAGGGTTGCGGCCAACTACACACCAACTTTTCCCATGACACCTCCGTTACAAGTTCCCCCTGATGTCATACCCACGGCCACTCCAGATGTCATACCCGTGCAAAGACTGTCCTCCAATGGCAAAGAAGGAGTCTCGTCTTCagctccacctctctctcttcctttacACTCTCGTCGTTCACACCCTTCTCGCCTCCCACTTTCTCCTCTCATTCTGCTACATTCCCTGCCTCCTGGTCAAATCCATCCTCTTGTCCTCTCAGACCCACTTGGAGCTGTGGCCGTTCGGAGGGAGAAAGACGAGGAAGAGGCCCGGCCTCGTGGTCCAACCCCCAGGCCCTCTCTGTATCCCCCTAAACAGGCTCTCTTTTCCTCAAACATGGCAGTTTCCACACATTGCAACAACAGAGAGgagcaaaaacaagaaaaagaagaggaggaagaggaagatgaggaggaggatcaTTTCCGGCATCGACGGCTAACAGGTGACTCGGGCATTGAGGTATGTCGTTGCCACGTGAAGAGAGAGgaacaagaggaagaggaacTACCAATGGGACATTCTGGGAAAGGAAGGAAGGCTgtgaaggaagaggagagggaagacATGCTGCATGACAGCGTGGACTGTTCCCTCCGAGGGAAGGCTGCTGTTCGGTCACCACTCCTGGACGTCTGCGGCCACGTCTCTTCGTCCTCCAGTATCATCCAGAAGACAGGCAAGGCCATCTTCACTGTTGAGTCCCCGTAA
- the pdcd4a gene encoding programmed cell death protein 4a, whose product MATEVDTWTSAPKADGVFSFDESLADANHPYTVDDDLLNEAEVNGNWTPQEKALHEARLKAKAKRRLRKSSSRNSTSESFSESGELSGSDPHSPKGKVGTSDRKSRTGKGRGLPKKGGAGGKGVWGAAGMVYEDEEPDMQDPNYDESAQGDTVYATVVPEVDEKELEKMVNPIVQEYFEHGDTKEVQMLLKGLNLGQHKYEFSSLAVSLSLEGKASHRELTSRLLSDLSGKMVSQSEMARAFDKILKELPDLILDTPEAPQMLGQFIARAIADHVLPMSFLDCYKGKVDCDHARVALDRAEVLLNMKREMVRLDNVWGVGGGLRPVKHLVKEMNLLLKEYLISGDVAEAEHCLRDLEVPHFHHELVYEVVVMVLESKGDTASHMMIKLLQSFWKTGLITVDQMNRGFQRVYDELPEINLDVPHAHSIMETFVDLCYQESVITKQLRDACPARGRKRFVSEGDGGAIKN is encoded by the exons ATGGCGACCGAAGTGGATACGTGGACCTCCGCTCCAAAAGCCGACG GGGTGTTCTCTTTCGATGAAAGCTTGGCAGACGCTAACCATCCCTACACCGTTGACGATGACTTGCTGAACGAGGCAGAGGTGAACGGGAACTGGACGCCTCAGGAGAAAGCACTCCACGAGGCACGACTCAAAGCCAAAGCTAAGCGTCGCCTGCGCAAGTCCTCCTCCCGCAACTCTACCAGCGAGTCTTTCTCTGAGTCAGGAGAATTGTCCGGAAGTGACCCACACAGCCCAAAGGGCAAAGTCGGCACCAGTGACCGCAAATCCAGGACGGGCAAAGGCAGAGGCCTGCCAAAAAAAG GTGGGGCAGGTGGTAAAGGAGTTTGGGGGGCTGCTGGGATGGTTTATGAAGATGAGGAACCTGATATGCAGGACCCTAACTACGATGAGTCTGCTCAG GGGGACACAGTTTATGCAACAGTTGTGCCAGAGGTGGATGAGAAGGAACTAGAAAAAATGGTCAACCCAATTGTACAGGAGTACTTTGAACATGGAGACACAAAAGAGGTCCAG ATGTTGCTAAAGGGACTCAACCTGGGCCAACATAAGTACGAGTTCTCCTCCCTGGCTGTGTCCCTGTCCCTCGAAGGCAAGGCCAGCCACAGAGAGCTGACCTCCCGCCTGCTGTCTGATCTGTCGGGCAAGATGGTGTCACAAAGTGAAATGGCACGCGCCTTTGACAAGATACTGAAAGAGCTGCCAGACCTCATACTGGACACACCGGAGGCTCCACAG ATGTTAGGCCAGTTTATAGCCAGAGCCATAGCGGACCACGTCCTCCCAATGTCATTCCTGGACTGTTACAAAGGCAAAGTGGATTGTGATCATGCCAG agTGGCTTTAGACCGTGCCGAAGTGCTGCTGAACATGAAGAGGGAGATGGTTCGTCTAGATAACGTGTGGGGTGTGGGTGGAGGCCTGAGACCTGTCAAACATCTCGTCAAAGAG ATGAACCTCCTGCTCAAGGAGTACCTGATATCAGGAGACGTGGCAGAGGCAGAGCATTGTCTGCGGGACCTGGAAGTCCCACACTTTCACCATGAGCTGGTCTATGAG gtgGTAGTGATGGTGCTGGAGTCAAAAGGAGACACAGCTAGTCATATGATGATAAAGCTGCTGCAGTCCTTCTGGAAAACCGGTCTTATCACTGTGGATCAGATGAACAGG GGTTTCCAGCGTGTCTATGACGAGCTCCCGGAAATCAACCTTGACGTGCCACATGCCCATTCTATCATGGAGACCTTTGTTGACCTCTGCTACCAAGAGTCTGTCATCACCAAACAGCTGAGGGATGCCTGTCCAGCCAG